Proteins from a genomic interval of Lolium perenne isolate Kyuss_39 chromosome 1, Kyuss_2.0, whole genome shotgun sequence:
- the LOC127301371 gene encoding uncharacterized protein: MSCSLLVKATTVAVVVAFLAATAGASSFVSTAHLPTDVLSSTSFLWITANVIIVCLFVFSHRQRTGPAASSSSGGDLSDAMYALFPSSDHDAFAAAPDAVSAPVPDSARQARAARSAKRPTERPRVRRKSAGEEKPLAAVEAVVKPGVKNEHIKEEKPTAATAAATASEPADTNDVSMDSAWLSIVRSGAARPVAVRKSETWGGEELPRMRRAADKAVSARREMRKSASMVPPSPPHPSAATATSSPVAAKQGWRTRDVLVVMAHDELLHRAESFIRRQHEHLRIQRQESDQRQMAMDQQDRRLRAPAPIRV, from the coding sequence ATGAGCTGCTCCCTCCTCGTCAAGGCGACGACAGTCGCCGTCGTCGTGGCCTTCCTGGCAGCCACGGCGGGGGCGTCCTCGTTCGTCTCCACCGCGCATCTCCCCACCGACGTCCTTTCGTCCACTTCCTTCCTCTGGATCACCGCGAACGTCATCATCGTCTGCCTCTTCGTTTTCTCCCATCGCCAGCGCACCGGACCGGCCGCATCATCCTCATCGGGCGGCGACTTATCCGATGCCATGTATGCCCTCTTTCCATCGTCGGACCATGACGCCTTTGCTGCCGCTCCCGACGCCGTCAGCGCGCCGGTCCCGGACTCGGCGAGGCAGGCGCGGGCAGCAAGATCTGCCAAGCGGCCGACTGAGCGCCCCCGTGTGCGCAGGAAGTCAGCAGGCGAGGAGAAGCCTCTGGCAGCCGTCGAGGCGGTGGTCAAACCCGGCGTCAAGAACGAGCACATCAAGGAGGAGAAGCCGACAGCCGCCACCGCCGCTGCGACTGCGTCCGAGCCCGCTGACACCAACGACGTGTCGATGGACTCGGCGTGGCTGTCCATCGTTCGGAGCGGCGCGGCGCGGCCGGTGGCGGTGCGGAAGAGCGAGACGTGGGGCGGCGAGGAGCTGCCACGGATGCGGCGCGCGGCAGACAAGGCCGTCTCCGCGCGGAGAGAGATGCGGAAGTCGGCGTCGATGGTCCCGCCCTCGCCACCGCACCCGAGCGCGGCAACGGCGACGTCGTCTCCAGTTGCGGCGAAGCAGGGGTGGCGCACCAGGGATGTGCTGGTGGTGATGGCGCATGACGAGCTCCTGCACCGCGCCGAGAGCTTCATCCGGAGGCAGCACGAGCACCTGCGCATCCAGCGCCAGGAGTCCGACCAGCGCCAGATGGCCATGGATCAGCAAGACCGCCGCCTGCGCGCCCCCGCGCCCATCCGCGTGTAG